A stretch of DNA from Leuconostoc lactis:
TTTGTGGCAGATTTTATTTGATATTTAATTGATAATTTTTATAAATATAGTTGGCGATTGTTTGTTGTGAGTAGATAAAAATATTATTAACTTGTTTTTCTTCTTCAATGACTTGTTTAGCTGTTTGAAAGTAAAATAAGTTAAATAATCGGATTCGCATAGCTTGGTTACTAATTTCAAAATATTTGCATAAATAATTAAAAGGCTTTCTTTCATTCAGTAATGATTGAATGGCTTTTTTATTTGCCAATAACATGCCAGCCATATTATTGGCTTCTTTTTCAAAGAATTGGTCTTCTTCAGTATAATCGTTTTCCTGCATCAAAGAGGGGTATGTTTGATTATTTTTGTGAAGTAAAAAGTGCCCGATTTCGTGCATGATTGTAAAATGTTGTCGGGTTTCTGTACATTCATTGCTGTAACAGATCATGGCCATACGACTATCTTTCAAAGTTAATCCATAAATGCCATAGTTATCTGCGATTATCGTACTAAATTCATTTTTATTGAGTGGGACGAGAACAATCTTATGGTTGTTTTCTAAATAGTTTGCTATATGCCACCATTTCAGGTCTTGTGGATCACAATTATTTTCTGTTGCAACCGTTTCAATTAATTGGTTTGCCTGATTTTCAAGTTCGGTATATTTTTCTATCTCGTCAGTATTCATTTAATTATCTTTTTCCTGATTGTCTAACTTTTTCTCTTCTTCTTGTAATCGCTTAAAGGCGAAATCCCTTAACAGTGTGAGTTCTTTTTTGAAGTCTTCTCGTTTTTCTTCTGGTACATTTTTCATGTCGATACGAAAATAAACATCAATTGGCGTTGGATCATCAGTTCGTC
This window harbors:
- a CDS encoding ImmA/IrrE family metallo-endopeptidase, producing the protein MNTDEIEKYTELENQANQLIETVATENNCDPQDLKWWHIANYLENNHKIVLVPLNKNEFSTIIADNYGIYGLTLKDSRMAMICYSNECTETRQHFTIMHEIGHFLLHKNNQTYPSLMQENDYTEEDQFFEKEANNMAGMLLANKKAIQSLLNERKPFNYLCKYFEISNQAMRIRLFNLFYFQTAKQVIEEEKQVNNIFIYSQQTIANYIYKNYQLNIK